CAAACTTTTTGTTAACCAAACATTCAAACTCGGTTGGGTTGATTTTCTCGTCATCGCCCTCTTTTTTTTCCTTATAAATATGTCAAATCTTAAAAATATTGATGATAGAAATCAAAATTAATATTTACAACACATTACATGATGATATGTATTGATGGCAAAGATAAATAATATTGATTAAAAAGCCATACTTGCTGATATTGTTGAAGAAGTTGTGTTGCCGAAACTCCTAAAATCTCAGCAGCCTCCCTGTCAAATAAAGTAAAACTTTTTGTCCCAGAACAATCCTGCACCAGTATGAGAATCCTGAATCTACAAAGATTTAAAAATGATTATTAAAACACAAAACTTCCTAATAAGAATTATAATAAATCATCTAAATTTATATATGATATAAAATCATCACCACATACATCACAACTGCAGTAACTTCCTCAACTTTACAGTCTTCATTGTTACAAATCAACACTTGTTTCAAATCACCATCAACACTTCCATTAGTATCTTCAGGCGTTACAAAAGAGAAAGTTGGAACTTCCTATCACCCAAATATTGAAACACAACAAACGAAGCAAATTTGATTGATATCCCCTCTACAACTTTCACCCAGTCACGACATACGAAAAATGTATTCCCGAACCTCACAAAGTATGATTCGCCGCGTATAACCTTCATCAACCACAACATTGTACACCCTATTGTAACATTTCAAACCAAGATGATGCCTTAATATCGCGGATAATTGatgggtggtccataggacaaccctttaTGATGTTAAAAGATGTGTTAATCCCGCATTTGatcgcgtaattatcttgaattagatgactacagttgcttatgtttcaggtatgTTTTGGAGCTTAAAAATGGAGAAAACGCTGTTTCGGAAGGACTGGAGTGGAACGGGTCAAGCAAGGATGGAAAGAAGAAACAAAACAAAGATTTCAGgggtccaccgtaatttacggtgggtacCGTATATTACGGTAGCCCTTAAAAACCCAGATTTCTACCGTAACACAGTCTAGTTCCAGCGTATCAGTTAGAAGGCTACCATAACTTATggtagctaccgtaagttacggtagaggcAGCGAGGAAAAAACGTAACTGCTCATTAAAAACTGTTTTCATGTGTCTTTTCATGTCATTCATGATTCGAGACGTTTCTCTGCACTTTGGGGTGAATTTTGGCTTTGGAtagtgtttgtgaacaatttctaACATTCCGTTTTGTCTTTCGATTCGTATGAACTATAAACTTGATGTTATGATGATCCACCAAGCAATGTCCGGCTAAgctttcggtgatcatcttaggtgaaggtttctctATGACTCTTGTGTGTTTTTCCTGTATTTCTAAAATGATAACTTGGAGTGTTTGCTTTGCTTATCATGGTGTATGAATATTTGATTGTAGTTTGTTAATTGATGTTTCAATTCTAGTctaaatcgtacgttcttggtgtcgttgacaatcgagatatcacgggaagggttagggttggatattgattaattgatcatcgagaaacaacctcgcgttaatataatccgagtactttgttcccttttatcacaacaaatgTTTGTAcatgagttatgtctatgtaactctttctagttggaattttgCACAAGTGTTAACAGAAACCGAAACCTAAGATGGTCATTCTCTCATAATCTGAATTACAATCCAATTTTGATTAGCAATTAGTTGATAACTTAGTTTTTAAATcaaacaatccaaactcttgattTTTAATTTCTGCACATTAGATTAATTGTAGTTAATTTACAAAGCTATATAATCAACACaattccagaaactccctgtgttcgatacccacttaccactatctattagtagtaattggattaaatttgcgtgtaacTACGACATCACATCAAATTTTGGTGCcgctgccggggagtagtgcgcaatgtgtgttaatttagtagttttgttttgttattttcgggtttacgctggttgtgtttagtgtgcaggtactacaggtgtatgcatactaggggCTCTCACAAGTCATCACCGCTATCATTCGATCCGAAATTGAAAGAACTTTGCGTGAAAACGGAGTTTTGTTAAGAGAAAACAAggtcattggttcacccacttcacccattacaccaagaaacatTATGGTTGATTCACAAATCCCACCTACAATGGATCAAACAACATCACCTTTTATACCATCATCAAcacaaccttcaccaaataccaccatgCCTAACACCACTACCGACCTTACTCCACCACATGatgttacaccaaccaacacTACTACATCACTTATTACTACCCAAGTTGAACCTACCCTTACTTTTAGCCCTTCTACTACAATTCCACCATTCTCACATTTTTTCCCAAGTACGGGTCAATCATCTTCTACCTACCCACTACCACAAAGCTCAACCATCATTCATGCTACTTCTACATATCGACCACCGAATCCACCGGGTTTTCAATATTCATCttttccatttgggcaatcttcgggaataggaggagatgggtatgatgggGGCTATGAAGAAGAATTTGGAGGGTACGAAGAGGAAGGTTTTTACTATGCGGGTGATGGAGGTAATTTGGGATCTCAAGGAGGAgcgggtcaacaaagtcaaccgTTACAACAAATTCAAGACATGGGTAGGTTATCGACAGGGGTACAACATACTCGACCACAAGGGCCACACTTGCAACGTCCTACGCCTTTACATCAAATTCGTTCACAAAATACACAACCTCAATTTCAAAGACCGATTCAACAACCACCAATGCAACAATACCAATTTCAGCCACCATTTGCACCTCAAGGGCCTATGCAAGGGCAAATAGGTCAACCAAGAGTACCATTGGGTGCTCCACGAAGACATCACCGAGAGGTAGTGCGGGGAATTGAAGCTCATTTCTGACCCGTTATCACTAACAATCCTTCTCTGGTAGTGATTCCCCATCACCCGGATGGAAGGACTTTTGAGGTGAGGACAATCGCACTCCAAAGTTTGCCAAAGTTTAAAGGGTTAGCAACAGAAGAACCTTATTTCCACTTGGAGACATATGATTCCATATGCAACACtattgggagtcaaggttttttgTCGGACGATGTCAAGTTGGTTctcttccaattttctttggaagataaAGCAAAAAGATGGTTTCATACTTTGCCCTCCGCATCAATTTATACATGGGCCGACATGCAGCAAATATTTTTAGAGGAGTTTTTCACGGCCCAAAAGACAAATGATGCAAGGAGAAGCTTGcgaagcttccaacaacaaccGGGGGAGATGTTTCATGAGGCGTTTGAACGTTTTAACATGATGCTGAAAAATTGTCCACATCATGGTATACAACTTTGGGAGTTGTTGAATGCTTTTCACGAGGGGTTGAGTTCGGAGGATGCTAGTGACTTAATGTCAATCACTAACGGTACTTTTGGTACCAACTTTGAGCATGATGATTAGGCATTCTTAGAGCAAATGGAGGTTACTTCAAAGAGGAAGGCTCAATCTTCAAGACGGGCAAGGCATGTGATAGTAAGGCCACAAGTTCATGGAGTCGAGAATGTAGGTGTGCAAGCCACGAATCAAGTGTACAACATGTGCACTAATTGCAATGAGATAGGCCACACGGCGGAAGTATGTTTGGTAGGAATGGTTGAAGAGCAAGTGGAGGAGGTGAATGCTATTCAAGGGGGTAGTCGAAACTTTGACATGCACTCGAACACATACCACCCCGGGTTAAGAAATCATCCTAACTTCCGTTATAGGAACCCGGCGAATCAAGCTAACCCAAATTTCCAAGGAGCTCAAGGTAATTTTGCACCTTGTCAACAATACAATCAAGGTAATTATCGGGGTGGAAACAATTTTGGCTACCAAGGTCAATTTCAACAATCGGGTGGTCATAGTGGTTCTTCGGGTCAAACTTCATCAAGTGGGAATGAAGTTATGGAGATGCTAAAGGCAATGCAACTAGAGATGCAGCGAAGAAATCAAATGGGCGATGTTCGCATGCAAAAAGATGAAATCCGTGATAAAGCTATCCAATctttgaccactcaaatgggtcaacttgcaagtGAAGTGGCAATCTTGAAGAAAGGATCATGTCAACTACAAAGTGATGCGGTGACaaattccaaaaacattaaaagtgTTAATATCAATGTGGTAAGTACCGTTCCTAGTAGTGAATTTAATGAAACATTTCTGACTTCTTCTTGTCAAGTGAGTGCAGGTATGGGAAAAGATGCCGGGGTTGAAAATGACAAAGAGCATGGAGTACCACTTATGCCTATCCGAGTGGGAAAACTAAAAATTCCTCATGCATTGTTGGACTATGGGGCGGGCATGAGCATGCTATCAGGCGAGTTATATGACATGTATGACTTTGGCCCGCTGCAAGATGTAGATACCATGGTGAGCTTGGCGGATGaaagttggaggcgtccacggggaatGGTTAGGAATGTTAAGATTCAGTTGGGAGAGTTTGAATATCCGGTGGATTTTCTAGTTCTAGACTATGCTTCTACCAAAATGGCAGCACAACAAAGGGTAATCTTAGGTCGACCGTTTCTATACACAGCAAATGCTCAAATCAATTGTAGAGATGGGATTATTACCATGACCGAAAAGAACCGTAAGTTGTCCTTTGATGTTCAAACTAGAGTGATTAGTTATGAGTCCATTGAGGGGAAGGGTGGTGAGTCTAGTGATTGTATGAAAAATGTGTGTCAAAGAATGAAAATAAATCACCCACCAAATCGTGAAGAAACGCATACGGGATCAAGTAGGAGTGTATTCGATTACCCACCGAATCGAAGCGGGACGGATGCATTTTACACAAAGGCATGATGTAGTGATGGAAGTGGCAGGAACcgattctttgagccaccataaatgggggtggcacggtctggctgaagactcgaaacttagcgctgctcgggaggcaacccagggttttatattgatcttgttgtttttatctttctatgttttagggccatggcgacattcaagtgtggggaagatgtgcggATATTTGGGTGAAGGTGGTAATAGGAAGTCGGATtatctacaacatctgttgtggcaaacttcaccaggtcaatgtactctttccttagtcttgttatgttctttagctttgaaatattggTAGTTAGTTCGTTTGCTTTATGttaaaaaaagaaatttggggtttgagattTTAAGCTTTTGGTTGATGTTGAATGGTTTTAGCGATCACTACTtcccaaaaccatacattggggtcaatgtatcccaagtgtggggatggggggaaatttttgatggttttaaaaatttttaaatcaaGTGAAACATTGTTGGAATTTGAACACCTTGTACTACCCCGAGTGACACACCAGCAACCCTTAATTACCCtttttcttggtgagagttgaagccacaatTGTAAATAAATAATGATTGTCTTTGATGGGAGTGGCAAAGGATgagggtgcattagaacttgtgcttgattTTGGTTTGAGACCTTAGTtaaacatgaatgtagaaaggataagggcatttaggtagcctcgtcttagtgtgtgcgagtgtgggatttggggggttggacctcataaattatatatatgagcttggtagtgagaggggcgggggtttggacatttagttgcccattttgtgccgaAAGCCAATCATTTGTAAACCCTTACGTAGTTCCCTAAAAATTTACCCGATTTGACCCGGTCTTGTAGTGTTAATAGTTATTATAGTTGTGTTTAGTTATGTTATGTTGGATGTTCCTCTAtgttgagaaaaaaaaaagaagaaaagaaaagaaaaaaaaaggtgaaaaagcaaaaataaaaaaaatgaaaaaaatgatgTATGAGTTATTTTGTATTTAAAAGtctttgttttatttatttgtttcattgtgtaataaaagaccgggttaagttcttcgctactacatatatattccatttcctacccgtacacctagccacgttacaaccttaaagcccctttgatttgcattcatgtttggcacttgtTAGGAGAAGGACCGATTTAGCTACAAGCCTATAGTTGTGCAATCACCCGTTtgccttttgtgtgtctagcttacaaatgctagtgcttacttgttgcCGAGAGGAGAGATATAGCGAGGGGTGTGTTattttgggtgttaagaaagggtTAGTAAAAGGACAACATGTTATTGCTTGATTTATATTGATCGCTTGTATTGAAAATGgttttgatgagttgcttgggacaaacaacggttaagtgtggggatgtgacgggtggtccataggacaaccctttaTGATGGTAAAAGATGTGTTAATCCCGCATTtgatcgtgtaattatcttgaattagatgactacagttgcttatgtttcaggtatgTTTTGGAGCTTAAAAATGGAGAAAACGTTGTTTCGGAAGGACTGGAGTGGAACGGGTCAAGCAAGGATGGAAAGAAGAAACAAAACAAAGATTTCAGgggtccaccgtaatttacggtgggtaccgtaaattacggtagccctGAAAAAACCCAGATTTCTACCGTAACACAGTCTAGTTCCAGCGTATCAGTTTGaaggctaccgtaacttacggtagctaccgtaagttacggtagaggcAGCGAGGAAAAAACGTAACTGCTCATTAAAAACCGTTTTCATGTGTCTTTTCAAGTCATTCATGATTGGAGACGTTTCTCTGCACTTTGGGGGCGAATTTTGGCTTTGGAtagtgtttgtgaacaatttctaACATTCCGTTTTGTCTTTCGATTCGTATGAACTATAAACTTGATGTTATGATGATCCACCAAGCAATGTCCGGCTAAgctttcggtgatcatcttaggtgaaggtttctctATGACTCTTGTGTGTTTTTCCTgtatttctagaatgataacttggtGTGTTTGCTTTGCTTATCATGGTGTATGAATATTTGATTGTAGTTTTTTAATTGATGTTTCAATTCTAGTCTAAatcatacgttcttggtgtcgttgacaatcgagatattacgggaagggttagggttggatattgattaattgatcatcgggaaacaacctcgcgttaatataatccgagtactttgttcccttttatcacaacaaatgTTTGTAcatgagttatgtctatgtaactctttctagttggaattttgCACAAGTGTTAACAGAAACCGAAACCTAAGATGGTCATTCTCTCATAATCTGAATTACAATCCAATTTTGATTAGCAATTAGTTAATAAATTAGTTTTTAAATcaaacaatccaaactcttgattTTTAGTTTCTGCACATTAGATTAATTGTAGTTAATTTACAAAGCTATataatcaacacattttccacaaactccctgtgttcgatacccacttaccactatctattagtagtaattggattaaatttgcatGTAACTACGATATCACGTCAATAATCCAGATAATCCAGAATCGTACAAAAATATCCAATCGTTCTTGTCTCCTGAAACCACACAAATTGAACAAAACAAAAATGGTAAGTGCTTAAATCAacaaaactcaaaaccctaaccCTAGTTTTTGCAATCAAATAAGAagcaagagagatgaactcacggGACTAATCAAACCCGCTCCTGAGGAATCCATATTTATCTtgaatcaacaaaaaaaaagatATCTATATGGTAGAATATAAAAAGAATTGATTACACACATACCTGTAATTAAGTGAAGAACATTGGTCATGAATATGAAGAACGAACGCATCATCAGATATCATTTAAAAACTCCTGACGCATCATCATATATTATAATCTTGATGTTAATATTGGGATTTATGAAACCCAAATCGGATAAAGAAAATGGTTTTATTCAATATCATGGTGAAAAAGAAATGCAAAATCGAAACAACAACCAGATCTAAAATAAAACACAAATGAGgaatcaaattaacctaaaattgAAATCAAACCTGAGAGCTTTAACGAAGCTGATACTCGGCTCCATTCACGGCTCGTTGAACGTCATTGCTTGATTTAACTGGAATCAGGGATCCTCTCGTGTAGCCGCTATTGAAGGGATTGTTGGAGAGCACAGCGGCGTGGAATCAAAAAATGGTTTTGAGAAGCCATGTGAAGAATCTGGTTATCAATCTAGGGTTTACAATTGATAATGGGAACGAATTCATTATCTTAGAGATGATTGGAATTAATTGAGAATATATTAGGTTTCCATATTGAAGAATGTTAATAGGTGGTTTACATATGAAGAGCACATTAGCGGTTACAAAATTTATTGAAGGAGAATTGAGAAACTTTTTGCCGCTTATATGAAATTGAAGGAGAATGTAGAGAAAGGAAGATTGCTGCTCAAAACCTAATTATCTAGCTAAATAGCTATGCCACATCATAGTCAAAGAGTCAAAGTTATTTTGCTTTAATAATAGAGATAGATATAACACCATAGagcaccgtataacactatgtaacacactaacaccatataacaccgtataacactatataacaatatataacactatacatctatcatagacatgctatcagaaaaatataacactataacactatataactctaaataatactatataacaccatataataccatataacaccatataacaccatataacaccatataacactatataacattatacatccatcatataacactatataacaccaaaaaacactatataacaccatataacatcatataacactatgtaacactataaaaaatatataacactatacagttctgaatggtggttgcagtgttatatataatgttgtagtgttatatagagttataaaagggttatatggtgttatatgctATTCGTAGTGTTTTATATAGATTTGTAGTGTTATATAAAAACCTTCATTCTGCATCCATCACTATATAACACTCTATAAATTTTAATTCTGCGATCTTCAGAATTAATAATTGATGTACGAGATGacacaaattcgtagattaattTTTATTTCGTATTCCTATAATTAAGGGTGGCGGTTATGGAAtgttatcaattaattaaatcaataagaaattacttgtttacccttttaaATTAATTTAAATTGAGGACACATGTaatctccacaatatttctcacacttttaaatTAATGTACATGATCTTCAATCTTATTCTTGTAATTAACTATGTATAAATATATATGGTTTGAATGTGGGTTAGTGAGTTATAGTAATTGAACATGTGCCAAGTAATACAAACCCATCAAAAATTTTAAAACACATACCCATCACACATCTGAATGTTTTGAATTTCAAATTTACACCTGAGTTCTTTTGTCATCCTTGTAATGCACCAATAATCATTCTAAATATCTAATCTATATTATAACTAGTGTAAGTACCCGTGTGATACACGGGTGGCTACACAACAAAAAATTATACTTTAATATGTAAATAATTTATTACATGTACATtcaaatataaacataaatcatagAAAGTACGTGAAATAACGAAAATACATGAAAACCATAAATATTTCACAACTCATTGAAGATCTCTTTATATACAACATTCATTGTTcgtaaataatttatttattttgatggcttttcttttctttagaAGGTTGTAAGACCCAGCGAGTTTTGCGGGTGGTTTAACACACAAATATAtaacttaaaattgttgaaataTACCGTCCAGTCTAACAGATAGATAAACAATCACTATATTAAATATAACTTTGATTTCACATGAAGGATAAAAGGGGGGGGGAATATTTTAAAGATAGATACAGAACAACCGAAATAAAGTATGTGAATCATAACATAAGAATATAAATACAAAACGTCCAACCTTTAACCGTACCTTTGACTCCTAATTAATAAATTATTTGATATTAACATATCACCTTAGAGTGCGCCATTATTCCATTGTGAAAGAAATAAATATTGTTAATAGATACAGAGTGCATGCCTACATTGTTATTGTTGAATGCTGATGATCAACCTGACTTTCCTATGACGACAAATGTAAAAGGAGAGAAATCATGTAAGTGATAGAACTACATGAAATGATGTAAGAAAAACGACATGCTCTTACGCCCTGCGTCTCAACTCAGGACCTTATCGCCTTAGTACGCCTCAGACTTTTAAAAACCAAGCGCCATGCTAATCATCTTTGTCATCCATTAGTGACCAACTCGACCACATAATTAATTATAGTTAGGGACAAACATGTAGTATGAGAGTAAACCACAACAACCATCCATGTAATTAACCCTAAGA
This is a stretch of genomic DNA from Helianthus annuus cultivar XRQ/B chromosome 16, HanXRQr2.0-SUNRISE, whole genome shotgun sequence. It encodes these proteins:
- the LOC110919004 gene encoding uncharacterized protein LOC110919004, with protein sequence MEVTSKRKAQSSRRARHVIVRPQVHGVENVGVQATNQVYNMCTNCNEIGHTAEVCLVGMVEEQVEEVNAIQGGSRNFDMHSNTYHPGLRNHPNFRYRNPANQANPNFQGAQGNFAPCQQYNQGNYRGGNNFGYQGQFQQSGGHSGSSGQTSSSGNEVMEMLKAMQLEMQRRNQMGDVRMQKDEIRDKAIQSLTTQMGQLASEVAILKKGSCQLQSDAVTNSKNIKSVNINVVSTVPSSEFNETFLTSSCQVSAGMGKDAGVENDKEHGVPLMPIRVGKLKIPHALLDYGAGMSMLSGELYDMYDFGPLQDVDTMVSLADESWRRPRGMVRNVKIQLGEFEYPVDFLVLDYASTKMAAQQRVILGRPFLYTANAQINCRDGIITMTEKNRKLSFDVQTRVISYESIEGKGGESSDCMKNVCQRMKINHPPNREETHTGSSRSVFDYPPNRSGTDAFYTKA